A single Oryza brachyantha chromosome 8, ObraRS2, whole genome shotgun sequence DNA region contains:
- the LOC102700731 gene encoding probable 4-coumarate--CoA ligase 5, giving the protein MGSLPEQFVFRSRLPDIAIPDHLPLHDYVFERLADRRDRACLIDGATGETLSFGDVDAMSRRVAAGLSSLGVRHGSTVMLLLPNSVEFAVVFLASSRLGAVTTTANPLHTPPEIAKQVAASGATVVVTEPAFVAKVSGLAGVTVVATGDGAEGCASFADLAAADGSALPEVAIDVANDAVALPYSSGTTGLPKGVMLSHRGLVTSVAQLVDGENPNLHFREDDVVLCVLPMFHVYSLHSILLCGMRAGAAIVVMKRFETVKMLQLVERHGITIAPLVPPIVVEMAKSDALDRHDLSSVRMVISGAAPMGKELQDIVHAKLPNAVLGQGYGMTEAGPVLSMCMAFAKVPSPVKSGACGTVVRNAELKIVDPDTGLSLPRNQPGEICIRGRQIMKGYLNNPEATEKTIDKDGWLHTGDIGFVDDDDEIFIVDRLKELIKYKGFQVAPAELEAMLIAHAAIADAAVVPMKDDSCGEIPVAFVVASDGSDITEDEIKQFVAKQVVFYKRLHKIFFVKAIPKAPSGKILRKDLRAKLAAGIPAC; this is encoded by the exons ATGGGTTCTTTGCCGGAGCAGTTCGTCTTCCGCTCGAGGCTGCCCGACATCGCCATCCCGGACCACCTCCCGCTGCACGACTACGTGTTCGAGCGCCTCGCCGACCGCCGGGACCGCGCGTGCCTTATCGATGGCGCCACCGGGGAGACGCTCTCGTTCGGCGACGTCGACGCGATGTCCCGTCGCGTGGCGGCTGGGTTAAGCTCGCTTGGCGTTCGTCACGGTAGTAcggtgatgctgctgctgccgaaCTCGGTTGAGTTCGCGGTGGTGTTCCTCGCGTCGTCACGGCTCGGCGCCGTCACCACCACGGCCAACCCACTGCACACCCCGCCGGAGATCGCCAAGCAGGTGGCGGCGTCCGGCGCGACGGTCGTGGTCACCGAGCCGGCGTTCGTCGCCAAGGTgagcggcctcgccggcgtcaccgtcgtcgccaccggggACGGCGCCGAGGGGTGCGCCTCGTTCgcggacctcgccgccgccgacggctcGGCTCTGCCGGAGGTAGCCATCGACGTCGCCAACGACGCCGTGGCGCTGCCGTACTCGTCGGGCACGACGGGGCTCCCCAAGGGGGTGATGCTGTCGCACCGCGGCCTGGTGACCAGCGTGGCGcagctcgtcgacggcgagaaCCCGAACCTCCACTTCCGGGAGGACGACGTCGTCCTGTGCGTGCTCCCCATGTTCCACGTCTACTCGCTCCACTCCATCCTGCTCTGCGGCatgcgcgccggcgccgccatcgtGGTCATGAAGCGGTTCGAGACCGTCAAGATGCTGCAGCTGGTGGAGCGCCACGGCATCACCATCGCGCCGCTCGTGCCGCCCATCGTGGTCGAGATGGCCAAGAGCGACGCCCTCGACCGCCACGACCTCTCCTCCGTCCGCATGGTcatctccggcgccgcccccaTGGGCAAGGAGCTGCAGGACATCGTCCACGCCAAGCTCCCCAACGCCGTGCTCGGACAG GGGTATGGGATGACGGAGGCAGGGCCGGTGCTGTCAATGTGCATGGCGTTCGCCAAGGTGCCGTCGCCTGTGAAGTCCGGCGCGTGCGGCACGGTGGTGAGGAACGCCGAGCTGAAGATCGTCGACCCCGACACCGGCCTGTCGCTGCCCCGCAACCAGCCGGGGGAGATTTGCATCAGGGGAAGGCAGATCATGAAAG GGTACCTCAACAACCCGGAGGCGACGGAGAAGACCATCGACAAGGACGGGTGGCTGCACACCGGCGACATCGGcttcgtcgacgacgacgacgagatctTCATCGTGGACCGGCTCAAGGAGCTCATCAAGTACAAGGGGTTCCAGGTAGCCCCTGCCGAGCTCGAGGCCATGCTCATCGCCCatgccgccatcgccgacgccgccgtcgtccc GATGAAGGACGATTCGTGCGGCGAGATCCCTGTGGCGTTCGTCGTGGCATCCGATGGATCAGACATCACCGAGGACGAGATCAAGCAGTTCGTCGCGAAGCAG GTTGTGTTCTACAAGAGATTGCACAAGATCTTCTTCGTGAAGGCGATCCCGAAGGCGCCGTCAGGAAAGATTTTGAGGAAGGACCTGAGAGCGAAGCTTGCCGCCGGAATTCCTGCGTGCTGA
- the LOC102701014 gene encoding cyclase-associated protein 1-like: MEESLVGRLEAAVSRLEALNGAGTVSGGGGGQVDHAAAQQDPAVLAFEELVAGAVGRVSAAAGKIGAEVADVTRVMEKAFLVGKDLLVRTKETPKPTMDSMAAFMGPLNEAILEANALAEGTRSSHGNHLKAAAGSLSALAWIGYTGKDCGMPLPIAHVEESWQMAEFYSNKVLVEYKNKDSDHVEWAKALKELFVPTLRDYVKKFYPLGPVWLPPGSSTSKAPSAPCPPSASLFTSSSQSSQPKTGMSAVFAEISSGKSMTQGLRTVTADMKSKNRTDRTGVVATEGKERKEAHKAPYSSSTKSPARLELQMGRKWIVEHHIGNKNLIIEDCDTKQSVYVFGCKDCVLQVKGKVNNITIDKCGKMGLLFKGVVAACEIVNCNSVEVQCEGSVPTISIDNTSGCQLYLSKESLETSITTAKSSEINALVPDANSDGDWAEHSLPQQFIHAFKDGQFTTSPACHSGG, from the exons GCCGCGGTGTCCCGGCTCGAAGCTCTCAATGGAGCCGGCacggtgagcggcggcggcggcggccaggtcGACCATGCGGCGGCGCAGCAGGACCCCGCGGTCCTGGCGTTCGAGGAGCTCGTCGCCGGAGCCGTCGGGAgggtgtcggcggcggcgggcaagATCGGGGCGGAGGTCGCCGATGTGACCAGGGTGATGGAGAAGGCGTTCTTGGTTGGCAAGGACCTTCTTGTCAGGACCAAGGAAACTCCG AAACCAACCATGGATTCCATGGCAGCGTTCATGGGGCCTCTGAATGAGGCAATATTGGAGGCAAACGCGTTGGCGGAGGGGACGAGATCCAGCCATGGCAATCATCTGAAAGCAGCCGCCGGTAGCTTGTCCGCTTTGGCGTGGATTGGGTACACCGGAAAAGATTGTG GTATGCCACTTCCAATTGCCCATGTAGAAGAGAGTTGGCAAATGGCAGAGTTTTACAGCAATAAG gtgCTTGTGGAGTACAAAAATAAGGATTCTGATCATGTAGAGTGGGCGAAAGCTCTAAAAGAGCTCTTTGTACCCACATTGCGTGACTATGTGAAGAAGTTTTACCCTTTAGGTCCCGTGTGGCTACCTCCTGGGAGTTCAACAAGCAAGGCACCTTCTGCTCCCTGCCCTCCTTCTGCGTCTCTTTTCACCTCTTCATCTCAGTCATCTCAGCCAAAAACTGGAATGTCGGCTGTTTTTGCTGAAATCAGCTCCGGGAAATCAATGACACAAG GTCTTAGGACGGTGACAGCTGACATGAAGAGCAAAAATAGAACAGATAGAACTGGTGTGGTAGCCACTGAAGGAAAAGAGCGTAAAGAGGCTCACAAGGCACCCTACTCAAGTTCAACCAAATCCCCTGCTAGATTGGAACTCCAAATGGGTCGCAA ATGGATCGTTGAACACCACATTGGCAACAAGAACTTAATAATTGAAGATTGTGACACCAAGCAATCAGTATATGTATTTGGATGCAAGGATTGTGTGCTACAAGTCAAAG GAAAAGTGAACAACATAACTATTGATAAGTGTGGAAAAATGGGACTACTGTTCAAG GGTGTTGTTGCCGCTTGTGAAATTGTAAACTGTAACAGTGTAGAGGTCCAATGTGAG GGCTCAGTTCCAACTATATCAATCGATAATACTTCTGGCTGCCAACTTTATTTAAGCAAGGAATCTTTAGAGACATCTATAACGACTGCTAAATCTAGTGAAATTAATGCTCTTGTTCCAGATGCAAACAGCGATGGTGATTGG GCCGAGCATTCTTTACCCCAGCAGTTCATTCATGCTTTCAAAGATGGTCAATTTACAACATCACCAGCATGTCACTCCGGCGGCTGA